The following proteins are encoded in a genomic region of Thermococcus pacificus:
- a CDS encoding nitroreductase family protein: protein MRVLELAKRRKTVRQFLPDRPPKEDILKAIKAAKEAPSGMNAQPWRFVVIDDDWLKGRIRELCEAEEEKFYSRTKGDLMAWLNAKGFKPEKPFLSEAPYLILVFGYTKAPYWLQSTWIAVGYLLLALEELGLGTVTYTPPNPKPVEELLKTPPEYKLQTILPVGYPADPKPKYERRKLEEVVSFNGF, encoded by the coding sequence ATGCGCGTTCTTGAATTAGCGAAGAGGCGGAAGACCGTGAGGCAGTTCCTCCCAGACAGACCTCCGAAGGAAGATATACTGAAGGCGATAAAAGCTGCGAAAGAAGCCCCATCCGGAATGAACGCCCAGCCCTGGAGGTTCGTGGTAATCGACGACGACTGGCTTAAGGGCAGAATAAGGGAGCTCTGCGAGGCCGAGGAGGAGAAGTTCTACTCGAGGACCAAGGGAGACCTCATGGCCTGGCTGAACGCCAAGGGCTTCAAGCCGGAGAAGCCATTCCTGAGCGAGGCACCCTACCTAATCCTCGTCTTCGGATACACCAAAGCCCCTTACTGGCTCCAGTCAACGTGGATAGCCGTTGGCTACCTGCTTCTTGCCCTTGAAGAACTCGGCCTCGGGACTGTAACATACACGCCACCGAATCCAAAACCTGTCGAGGAACTCCTGAAAACTCCCCCTGAGTACAAGCTTCAGACGATTCTGCCGGTAGGTTATCCAGCCGATCCAAAGCCGAAATACGAGAGGAGGAAGCTGGAGGAGGTGGTGAGCTTCAACGGCTTCTGA
- a CDS encoding protein-tyrosine phosphatase family protein, translated as MWLSARFVDENVAFSRMPSDVELDEVADDFDAIVVLVEDYELPYSLEEWEKRGVEVLHSPILDFTAPSLEQLLEILRWIDARVLEGKRVLIHCMGGLGRSGTVAVAWLMYSKNLRLSEALRRVRSVRPGAVETYEQMEVLKELESFLRSR; from the coding sequence ATGTGGCTCTCGGCTAGGTTCGTCGATGAGAACGTGGCCTTTTCAAGGATGCCGAGCGATGTTGAGCTCGATGAAGTTGCCGATGACTTCGATGCCATCGTTGTCCTAGTAGAGGACTACGAGCTACCCTACTCACTCGAAGAATGGGAGAAGAGGGGAGTTGAGGTCCTTCACAGCCCGATTCTGGATTTCACCGCTCCGAGTCTTGAGCAGCTCCTCGAAATCCTCCGCTGGATCGATGCCAGGGTTCTGGAAGGAAAGAGGGTCTTAATCCATTGCATGGGCGGCCTCGGCAGGAGCGGAACCGTTGCGGTTGCCTGGCTCATGTACTCAAAGAACCTGCGTCTGAGCGAGGCCCTGAGGAGGGTTCGCTCGGTAAGGCCCGGTGCCGTCGAGACCTACGAGCAGATGGAGGTTCTGAAAGAACTGGAGAGTTTCCTCAGAAGCCGTTGA
- the metG gene encoding methionine--tRNA ligase subunit beta — protein sequence MELYDVEEFWKFDIRVGLVKKAEKLKRTRKLIKLEVDFGSEERTIITGIADQYSPEDLEGKKFVFVLNLKPKKLSGVESRGMLIVAETEDGTVYLLPVSEEVPVGTRVW from the coding sequence ATGGAGCTCTACGACGTTGAGGAATTCTGGAAGTTTGACATACGCGTTGGCCTCGTGAAGAAGGCTGAGAAGCTGAAGCGCACGAGGAAGTTAATCAAGCTCGAGGTTGACTTCGGGAGCGAAGAGAGGACGATAATCACTGGAATAGCCGACCAGTATTCGCCGGAGGACCTCGAGGGGAAGAAGTTCGTCTTCGTTCTCAACTTGAAGCCCAAAAAGCTCTCCGGCGTCGAGAGCAGGGGAATGCTCATCGTTGCGGAGACAGAGGACGGAACGGTTTACCTCCTCCCGGTTTCGGAAGAGGTTCCGGTCGGAACGAGGGTGTGGTGA
- a CDS encoding carbon-nitrogen hydrolase family protein has product MRVALIPMRVKVGDFDTNWAEFERRFDEALAHNPDFVVFPEYCLTGFEEWDFSGAELYDETVERVSSLARKNGVYVVFGLLEPYKNCVYNSALLIGRNGEVFLKHRKFQEPCKFCTGNTVRTAWTEFGKVAVIICGDLYNKRILKWVRRKRPAYLFVPMEYSPDYGQPNEEDIEAMAERVKLLGVRAFIVNSYPPGGAWVFDADGTLLASSEGDKTLLWEGQP; this is encoded by the coding sequence ATGAGGGTCGCCTTGATTCCAATGCGCGTTAAAGTTGGAGACTTCGACACCAACTGGGCCGAGTTCGAGAGGCGCTTTGATGAGGCCTTGGCCCATAACCCCGACTTCGTGGTCTTCCCAGAGTACTGCTTGACGGGCTTCGAGGAGTGGGACTTTTCCGGGGCGGAGCTTTACGATGAAACTGTCGAACGGGTAAGCTCGCTGGCGAGGAAAAACGGAGTTTACGTCGTCTTCGGCCTTTTAGAACCCTATAAAAACTGCGTCTACAACTCGGCCCTTTTAATCGGCAGAAACGGCGAGGTTTTCCTAAAACACAGAAAGTTCCAGGAGCCATGCAAGTTCTGCACCGGCAACACGGTGAGGACAGCCTGGACGGAGTTCGGGAAAGTGGCGGTAATCATCTGCGGTGACCTCTACAACAAGCGCATCCTGAAGTGGGTGAGGAGGAAAAGGCCAGCTTATCTCTTCGTGCCGATGGAGTACTCGCCCGACTACGGCCAGCCGAACGAGGAAGACATTGAAGCAATGGCCGAGAGAGTAAAACTCCTCGGCGTTAGGGCTTTCATCGTGAACAGCTATCCACCGGGCGGCGCATGGGTCTTCGACGCTGATGGAACCCTGTTGGCTTCATCAGAGGGTGACAAAACCCTCCTCTGGGAGGGACAACCCTAA
- a CDS encoding nucleotidyltransferase domain-containing protein, producing the protein MVPESHLKVLRKLYERLKDSDVDWAVTGSLGFALQGVPVEPHDIDIQTDKEGAYEIERLFSEFVVRPVKFRESERIRSHFGALRIDGIEVEIMGDIQKKVGDEWEPPVDVRKYRRFVEIEGMKIPVLDLEYEYQAYLKLGRVEKAEILKRFLEGRSD; encoded by the coding sequence ATGGTTCCCGAAAGTCACCTCAAAGTTCTCCGCAAGCTGTACGAGCGGCTAAAGGATAGCGACGTGGACTGGGCCGTTACAGGAAGCCTCGGCTTTGCGCTCCAGGGAGTTCCCGTTGAGCCGCATGATATTGACATTCAAACCGATAAAGAAGGAGCCTATGAAATCGAACGCCTCTTCTCTGAGTTTGTGGTCAGGCCCGTCAAGTTCAGGGAGAGCGAGAGAATCCGCTCGCACTTCGGGGCGTTGAGGATTGATGGGATCGAAGTCGAGATAATGGGGGACATCCAGAAGAAGGTCGGGGACGAGTGGGAACCGCCAGTGGACGTGAGGAAGTACAGGCGCTTTGTGGAGATTGAAGGCATGAAAATCCCGGTTCTGGATCTGGAGTACGAGTATCAGGCCTATCTCAAGCTGGGGAGAGTTGAAAAGGCAGAGATTCTGAAGAGATTTTTAGAGGGAAGGAGCGATTAA
- a CDS encoding CPBP family intramembrane glutamic endopeptidase produces MDRGKKIALSALGVEIVGSSILLLFYRDIGWVPLGILMLFLLYLVVKKLGVGKEELGLGGELDLKIHILLPIAFMLLSFVWILPLGVGLNTFGKPLKVVLLIYLVLLVRYLVFVALYEEILFRGLMQRGFELWKGPKFAVIATAIIFSLGHIGSRFSFQPTFPNFWRLYNPLLAGIVYSIYRWKFRRIEGLILAHGLSDFFDRIMTVEKADWLLGTLEGHVYMVAAYTAVMALEGYAYVKIAEKLGETAKKSKEMVA; encoded by the coding sequence ATGGATAGGGGGAAGAAGATAGCACTGTCCGCCCTTGGGGTAGAGATTGTTGGTTCAAGCATACTTCTTCTATTTTACCGGGATATAGGTTGGGTTCCCCTTGGAATACTTATGCTCTTCCTGCTTTATCTCGTCGTTAAAAAGCTCGGCGTTGGAAAGGAAGAGCTCGGACTCGGAGGAGAGCTTGACCTAAAAATCCACATCCTCCTGCCCATAGCCTTCATGCTCCTGAGCTTTGTGTGGATTCTCCCCCTGGGAGTAGGCCTGAACACGTTTGGGAAGCCGCTGAAAGTTGTCCTTTTAATATATCTGGTGTTGCTGGTTAGGTATCTTGTCTTCGTAGCCCTCTACGAGGAGATACTATTCAGGGGGCTGATGCAGAGGGGTTTTGAGCTCTGGAAGGGACCGAAGTTCGCGGTAATTGCCACGGCCATAATCTTTTCGTTGGGTCATATCGGGAGCCGCTTCTCATTCCAGCCAACCTTCCCAAACTTCTGGAGGCTTTACAATCCCCTCCTGGCTGGCATAGTCTATTCGATCTACCGCTGGAAGTTCCGGAGAATCGAGGGTCTAATCCTTGCGCATGGCCTCAGCGACTTCTTTGACAGGATTATGACCGTTGAAAAGGCTGACTGGCTCCTGGGCACGCTTGAAGGGCACGTTTACATGGTGGCGGCGTACACAGCCGTCATGGCCCTCGAAGGTTATGCATACGTGAAGATAGCCGAAAAACTGGGGGAAACAGCCAAAAAATCCAAGGAGATGGTGGCATGA
- a CDS encoding ABC transporter ATP-binding protein, translating into MNESSLSLIVRFVREALSERKTLAIVVVSIIGSALANLASPYLLSVAIDRYIVPGRYEKLGLIAALYLLALAGQWFFMTLQTYYTEVFGQKVLRKLRSRLHEKVLSANLDFFKEKSTGDLVSRIINDTGVVNDVLVSGLLGGLGSLLSLAGIIVAMLILDLRLTLVTLTSVPLMVVVAYYFGGKMRKAYRETRRKIARISSVVEESVAGIETIRAFGRERHVEREFSEASLETIKAYLRVAVYMGLFWPLMNITSLLSVVVVIAYGGYLAYQGSVSIGVVVAFIQYAQRFRGPINNVVSMYDSLQSALAALERIYEVLDDERVEDYNGKTVEKLRGEIEFRDVCFEYEKGRPVLKGINLSIPAGSKVALVGRTGAGKTTIANLIMRFYDPTRGSVLYDGTDGREISRKSLRRRIGYVPQETYLFPGTIMENILIANPKASEEDVVRVCRELGIHDFIMRLPKGYETQAGEAGKLLSVGEKQLISLARAMLKDPDVIILDEALSSVDPKTERLVQDAMLRLMEGRTSIIIAHRLGITRFVDRVVVVEDGEIVEEGPPEALLERKGRFYRLYTSQLSGAEVD; encoded by the coding sequence ATGAATGAGTCGTCGCTCTCGCTCATAGTGCGCTTCGTAAGGGAAGCCCTCTCCGAGAGGAAAACCCTCGCCATAGTGGTGGTGAGCATCATCGGCTCGGCTTTGGCTAACCTGGCCTCCCCCTACCTCCTGAGCGTGGCGATAGACCGCTACATAGTGCCCGGGAGATACGAGAAGCTGGGGCTCATCGCGGCCCTCTACCTCCTCGCCCTTGCCGGCCAGTGGTTCTTCATGACTCTCCAGACGTACTACACAGAGGTTTTCGGCCAAAAGGTCCTCAGGAAGCTCAGGAGCAGACTGCACGAGAAAGTTCTCTCCGCGAACCTCGACTTCTTCAAAGAGAAGTCCACCGGCGACCTCGTGTCGAGGATAATCAACGACACCGGCGTGGTGAACGATGTCCTCGTTTCCGGCCTGCTGGGCGGGCTTGGGAGCCTGCTGAGCCTGGCGGGCATAATAGTTGCCATGCTCATACTCGACCTCAGGCTGACCCTCGTAACCCTCACCAGCGTCCCGCTCATGGTTGTGGTTGCCTACTACTTCGGGGGAAAGATGAGGAAGGCCTACCGCGAGACGAGGCGGAAGATAGCGAGGATCTCCAGCGTGGTCGAGGAGAGCGTTGCTGGAATAGAGACGATACGCGCCTTTGGAAGGGAGAGGCATGTAGAGAGGGAGTTCTCAGAGGCGTCGCTGGAGACGATAAAGGCCTACCTGCGGGTCGCGGTTTACATGGGCCTCTTCTGGCCCCTCATGAACATAACGAGCCTTCTCTCGGTTGTGGTGGTCATAGCCTACGGCGGCTACCTCGCCTACCAGGGGAGCGTCAGCATAGGAGTCGTCGTGGCCTTCATCCAGTACGCCCAGCGCTTCCGCGGGCCGATAAACAACGTTGTGAGCATGTACGACAGTCTGCAGTCCGCTCTGGCCGCTTTGGAGAGGATATACGAGGTCCTGGACGATGAGAGGGTGGAAGACTACAACGGAAAAACCGTGGAAAAGCTGAGGGGCGAGATAGAGTTCAGAGACGTCTGTTTCGAGTACGAGAAGGGAAGGCCCGTGCTCAAAGGGATAAACCTCTCAATTCCCGCGGGCTCAAAGGTTGCCCTCGTGGGAAGGACTGGGGCAGGAAAGACAACCATCGCGAACCTGATAATGCGCTTTTACGACCCGACCAGGGGCTCAGTCCTCTACGACGGGACCGACGGGAGGGAGATAAGCAGGAAGAGCCTGCGGAGGAGGATAGGCTATGTCCCGCAGGAGACCTACCTCTTCCCGGGGACGATAATGGAGAACATCCTTATAGCGAACCCCAAAGCGAGCGAGGAGGACGTGGTGAGGGTCTGCAGGGAGCTTGGGATCCACGACTTCATAATGAGGCTCCCCAAGGGGTACGAAACTCAGGCCGGGGAGGCCGGAAAACTGCTCTCCGTCGGGGAGAAACAGCTCATCTCGCTCGCGAGGGCGATGCTCAAGGATCCGGACGTGATTATCCTCGACGAGGCCCTCTCGAGCGTTGACCCCAAGACTGAGAGGCTCGTTCAGGACGCGATGCTGAGGCTCATGGAGGGCAGGACGAGCATAATCATAGCCCACCGCCTTGGCATAACCCGCTTCGTGGACAGGGTTGTCGTGGTCGAGGACGGGGAGATCGTTGAGGAGGGCCCCCCAGAGGCCCTACTCGAGAGGAAGGGCCGCTTCTACAGGCTCTACACCTCCCAGCTCAGCGGGGCTGAAGTTGACTGA
- a CDS encoding ABC transporter ATP-binding protein yields MGESLKGLARLLGYLRGHALHFSLGMVMVLLMSYTSGVVPVLIREAIDRGVTAGDYGQALRYALLILLVGVLNGAFSFAGRYLLVKSAQHAVYHLRMDAFRAIQRQRMEFFDKTFSGQLISRITNDTERITRFLSFRLRMFVYSLFLIAVSLYYMVRMNTLLTAVALVTIGIVVALNSAYAMKVRPIYDRIRHQTGVIASTATGTIAGIKTIKALSVEEEISKKFERENEELYSLNVEATRVVAIYGNASFLVLGIAMSAMLYFGGRAIIVNTLTVGELVAFLTYMLTMTWPLRALGFTIADIQRSLAAASRLFEVVDSAPGSVDPPNAVELKNPRGEVEFRDVWLTYHTGKTVLRGLSFKVKPGEKVVITGPPGSGKSTVLKLIARFYEPEKGEVLLDGVDVRKIKTESLRKTVAYVPQEPFIFNRSIRENIALAKPDATMEEIVKAAKIAKIHDFIVSLPEGYDTVVGEKGVTLSGGQRQRIALARALLLDPKVILLDDPVSNLDAGTEKQLVEDLKEILKDRTALIVSQRPSLVKLADRVIVMAEGRIVEDGKPEELARKGGAFSEMLRAVGGNE; encoded by the coding sequence ATGGGAGAATCGCTCAAAGGGCTGGCCAGACTGCTGGGGTACCTAAGAGGGCACGCCCTCCACTTCTCGTTGGGCATGGTTATGGTACTCCTCATGTCATACACCAGCGGAGTGGTTCCCGTCCTCATAAGGGAGGCCATAGACCGGGGCGTGACTGCTGGAGACTACGGCCAGGCCCTCCGCTACGCACTCCTCATACTCCTCGTTGGCGTCCTCAACGGGGCCTTCAGCTTTGCCGGGAGGTATCTCCTCGTCAAATCGGCCCAGCATGCGGTTTACCACCTCAGGATGGACGCCTTCAGGGCAATTCAACGGCAGAGGATGGAGTTTTTTGACAAGACCTTCTCCGGCCAGCTGATAAGCAGGATAACCAACGACACGGAGAGGATAACGAGGTTCCTCTCATTCCGGCTGAGGATGTTTGTGTACTCGCTCTTTCTGATAGCGGTCTCGCTCTACTACATGGTCCGGATGAACACCCTCCTGACTGCCGTGGCCCTGGTTACCATAGGGATCGTCGTGGCCTTGAACTCGGCCTACGCAATGAAAGTCCGCCCCATCTACGACAGGATCAGGCACCAGACAGGTGTAATAGCCTCTACAGCCACAGGGACGATAGCCGGGATAAAGACGATAAAGGCCCTCTCGGTGGAGGAAGAGATCAGCAAAAAGTTCGAGAGGGAGAACGAGGAACTCTACTCACTCAACGTCGAGGCCACGAGGGTGGTGGCGATATACGGAAACGCCTCCTTCCTCGTCCTTGGAATAGCGATGAGTGCGATGCTCTACTTTGGTGGAAGGGCCATCATAGTGAACACGCTGACGGTTGGGGAGCTCGTGGCCTTCCTCACGTACATGCTCACGATGACCTGGCCCCTCAGGGCGCTCGGCTTCACAATAGCCGACATCCAGAGGAGCCTGGCCGCGGCTTCGAGACTTTTTGAGGTTGTGGATTCCGCTCCCGGGAGCGTTGATCCGCCGAATGCTGTCGAGCTGAAGAACCCAAGGGGCGAGGTGGAGTTCAGGGATGTGTGGCTCACCTACCACACGGGGAAGACCGTTCTCAGGGGGCTGAGCTTTAAGGTGAAGCCCGGTGAGAAGGTCGTCATAACCGGACCGCCGGGCTCGGGAAAGAGCACGGTTCTGAAGCTGATAGCCAGGTTCTACGAGCCCGAGAAGGGAGAGGTGCTCCTGGACGGGGTTGACGTGAGGAAGATAAAGACGGAGAGCCTGAGGAAGACCGTAGCCTACGTCCCGCAGGAGCCCTTCATCTTCAACCGGAGCATAAGGGAGAACATCGCCCTTGCCAAGCCGGACGCGACGATGGAGGAGATAGTAAAGGCCGCCAAGATAGCGAAGATACACGATTTCATTGTATCTCTTCCAGAAGGCTACGACACCGTGGTTGGGGAGAAGGGGGTAACCCTCTCGGGCGGCCAGAGGCAGAGGATAGCGCTGGCGAGGGCCCTGCTCCTCGATCCAAAGGTAATCCTCCTCGATGATCCAGTCTCGAACCTCGACGCCGGAACCGAGAAGCAGCTCGTGGAGGACTTGAAGGAGATACTGAAGGACAGGACGGCGTTGATAGTTTCCCAGAGGCCGTCACTAGTTAAGCTCGCCGACAGAGTTATTGTAATGGCCGAGGGCAGAATAGTAGAGGACGGTAAACCGGAGGAGCTGGCCAGGAAAGGTGGAGCCTTCAGCGAGATGCTCAGGGCGGTGGGAGGAAATGAATGA